One window of candidate division TA06 bacterium genomic DNA carries:
- the gcvH gene encoding glycine cleavage system protein GcvH, with amino-acid sequence MAEIAGYNMPDELYYHGEHAWVKKESDEVVVVGMNEFYLKLAGDTTYIDLPFEGDEVTQGETCGKIQSSKWVAKLVAPLTGEVVEVNSELEDDPTLMNKDPYDKGWVFKVKPSKLSEEVAGLLHGDAVKPWLEKEKEKADKESS; translated from the coding sequence ATGGCAGAGATTGCTGGATATAACATGCCAGATGAACTTTACTACCATGGCGAACACGCTTGGGTGAAGAAGGAGTCGGACGAAGTGGTAGTGGTCGGCATGAACGAATTCTATCTCAAGCTGGCTGGTGATACAACCTACATCGACCTTCCCTTTGAGGGGGATGAGGTCACGCAGGGCGAAACGTGTGGTAAAATCCAGTCTTCCAAGTGGGTGGCCAAGCTGGTTGCTCCGTTGACTGGAGAGGTTGTCGAGGTCAATTCAGAACTGGAAGATGATCCGACTCTTATGAACAAAGACCCGTATGACAAGGGGTGGGTATTCAAGGTGAAGCCGTCCAAACTCTCAGAGGAAGTGGCCGGGCTCCTTCATGGAGATGCTGTGAAGCCATGGCTGGAGAAGGAAAAAGAGAAGGCCGACAAAGAGAGTTCATAG
- a CDS encoding aminotransferase class I/II-fold pyridoxal phosphate-dependent enzyme produces the protein MKRRIGSEVVHGTDGVDPGTGAISPPIYQTSTFAFKSAEQGAAIFAGTEDGYVYTRISNPTNDRLAKKMARLEGAEAGLVFASGLAAIAACVITLTKKGESFIADDTIYGGTHAMFKDVIPRFGITPIRADCSDINNTKKALNESVKWIFIETPANPTMKVIDIEAHAKLAAKSGVPLVVDNTFATPFFQRPIELGADVVMHSATKYISGHGDVVGGIVVGKKDFVHKMRESALSHMGACMSPFNAWLLLRGLKTLGVRMERHAYNAQRISEFLSTHPKISRVYYPGLSTDPFYDLAKKQMSGMGGMIAFEMKGGLKAGANLVNSVRLCTLAVSLGECDTLIEHPASMTHSTLSEEERMAVGITEGLVRVSVGIEDVNDLIEDLKEALEKA, from the coding sequence ATGAAAAGGCGCATCGGCAGTGAGGTGGTTCATGGCACCGACGGGGTAGATCCTGGTACCGGCGCCATATCTCCTCCCATATATCAGACCTCAACTTTTGCATTCAAGAGTGCAGAGCAGGGCGCAGCCATATTCGCTGGTACTGAAGACGGCTATGTCTACACGAGAATTTCCAATCCTACCAATGACCGGCTTGCGAAGAAGATGGCCCGGCTTGAAGGTGCTGAGGCGGGTCTCGTTTTTGCCTCCGGCCTTGCTGCAATAGCAGCGTGCGTCATCACTCTGACCAAAAAAGGAGAGAGTTTCATTGCCGATGACACAATCTACGGCGGAACCCATGCCATGTTCAAGGACGTTATTCCGAGGTTCGGTATCACGCCAATACGAGCAGACTGTTCCGACATAAACAACACAAAGAAGGCTCTCAACGAAAGCGTGAAGTGGATCTTCATAGAGACTCCAGCCAACCCAACTATGAAGGTGATAGACATAGAGGCTCACGCCAAACTGGCCGCGAAATCCGGCGTTCCTCTTGTTGTGGACAATACGTTTGCCACTCCCTTTTTCCAGAGGCCGATCGAACTGGGTGCAGACGTGGTGATGCACAGTGCTACAAAGTATATTTCCGGTCACGGAGACGTTGTGGGGGGGATAGTCGTAGGGAAGAAAGATTTCGTTCACAAGATGAGAGAGAGTGCTCTTTCCCACATGGGGGCTTGCATGAGCCCTTTCAATGCCTGGCTTCTTCTGAGAGGGTTAAAGACCCTTGGGGTCAGAATGGAGAGGCACGCGTACAATGCTCAGCGGATATCTGAATTTCTAAGCACGCACCCCAAGATTAGCAGAGTCTACTATCCAGGGCTTTCCACTGATCCGTTTTATGATCTCGCAAAAAAACAGATGAGTGGTATGGGTGGGATGATAGCATTTGAGATGAAAGGTGGCCTGAAAGCAGGAGCGAATTTGGTAAACAGTGTGAGATTGTGCACACTTGCAGTCAGCCTTGGCGAGTGTGATACGTTGATTGAGCATCCTGCATCCATGACCCATTCAACGTTGAGCGAGGAAGAACGGATGGCAGTGGGGATTACAGAAGGGCTGGTGAGGGTGTCTGTGGGTATTGAGGATGTGAACGATTTGATTGAGGATCTAAAAGAGGCTCTGGAAAAGGCGTAA